The genomic segment CTCACTTATCATGAAGGTAATGATTATCCAAAATATCATTACTGTGACCTCTGTGAGAAAGAAAGAGATCCAAATCTCTGGTTTTATCATTGTGCAATTTGCGAGTTTTCTGCTCATCCCAACTGTGTTCTTGCAATCTACCTGTTCATCAAGCCTGGAAGCATGTACAAAGGAAAAGACCACCCACATCCTCTCACTTTTGTATGGAAGCCTTATCGTTACATTGTATGCGGTAAATGCAGTGAACCCTGTGAAGCTTTGGTTCTTGAATGTGCAGAGCCTACATGCAATTATGTTGTCCACTGGAAAGATGTGAGACCTCCTAGCTTCGGTTTTACGAGCCCGGTTGAACTTTATAAAGCTGAAGCAGATGCTATCACTCATGACGGTTGAACAACAAACGTTTCAATCAATATCAAAAGCAAGGTATGATGTGTTGCTTCACTAATTCtgtatttcaatatatatattacttcTATTTTCATGATTTAGCTTTGATATTTTTCGAGTCTAAATTGCCCATCACAAACTGATTCTATCCATATAAAAGCTATATTTTAGTATGGATTGAGCAGCAGCTTGAATCATGGTTCATCAATGATATTTAAAACCAATGCTGCCACGGGAGACTTCAATGCCCATTAGCTTCAATATTCATGATCTTATAGATAcacttttttttattacatttttcgCAAGGTTCAATGGGAATGGAACAAAATGGATGATTGGACTGCAAGGACATGATTGGGGTTGCAATTTATGTTTGACGATTGCCGGTTTGTTACcatatttgtgaaacaaataaacaaaatgtaTAGGttgtttcattttcaaaataataagtcACATCCCTTAAATGTGACAACTGTTGTATTTGTTTAAAAGattgtttatttaattgaaaGTTGGGTAAACTTTTACTCATATGTAATATTGAAGTTGATCTCTAGTTTGCGTTgccttcaatatttttttataaactacTTTAATATTGGCACCCACCAAACGAGGGTGGGCGTGGCATATTTAGCCGACCGACCCTTTTCTACTATTGGGCTCTTTACTCCATCTGGGAGCTTTCGCATTATGAAGCTACGTCACTCATATTACCATCTCATTAACAACCATGGCAGCTCAAAACTATGAAGAGAAAGAAAGGGGTTTTGAGGGAACAGGATGTTAGAATCGATCCAACAAAAGTTATCCCCATTAACAATGAAAATTAGTGATACATGCCATACAAAGTTGATGATGCATCGCATTCTAGTTTGTATTGATTATGCTGAAGATTCTGGACTGCAAACTCCCATGGATATACAAGTTTCTTAAAACAAAAACGAACCCCGCCAAGGAGCAGCAGTATGTGTTCTAATAGACAAGTGCTTTTCTAATCCCAAACTGCAGTCAACTAGTCACTTGCTCCTGAAAACGACAAAATGAAGAACCATTGGCATGTCTCAGTAGTTTCTAGACAGCTACAGTGTGTGGATTAGGAACTTAATGCCTTGTTTACTTTCCAAGAGAAATATCACCTTCAACCTTGTAGATGACCACTGGTTTTAGAGAAGTTTTCACCTATCTACCAGCTTCTACGAATTTATGTAACACATTGCCTGTGCCTGAAGAAAATAAGAATCCTTGTATTTCCTGCCACTCCCGATGTGAATCCCATTCCGGATCCAGTCCTCTCGATGTACCCATGCATCCCGCCCAAAATCTAGGACTCCAAGGATCTGTAATAATCATCATGGTATAAGCAAACATTTCAAGTAAGCTTAATCTAGAGTCTAGACTAGCTAACACAACACAAGGAACTAGCATAAAAAGCTAACACAACAGTTAACCTAGTCTCTATGCTAGTTACATATAAATACAGTAATTCTGGTCCAGTACTTACCGATGTAAATATCAAAAAAACCTCACTCTCATGAAGATATTGCATAAGCAAATTCAATGAACAAATGCATTTGCATTGtaccaaaaacaaaagaaacccaaacatggaagaagaaaaaggatggaagATGACTTACAGCTCCGCCTTTCCAGGACACAAATGTTGGATTCGTTCTTGATTGCAAAACCTATTTCACAGGTGAGATCCAAGAATACCAAAACCATCATccgtaattgaaaaaaaaaaaaaaactaaccatACGTAAGCAAAAGGAAACCCAAACAACGTTGAACCTAATTCAAGTATAAAGCTAACTTCAACTGATCATGAGATACGTTAGACataaaagaataaattttttttctttgagttACAATACAAAGAGTTAAATCTAAATGTCTTTCGACCCTACATATTCCTTTTGCACCAATTGTTATGTCCAGAGCAACATAACTCACTGAACAGGAATATTAAAATTAAGTTCATCTAAACATCAAGATTAGAAAATATACTCGAATTCTAACCATATTGAAGTGGCCACAATCTAGTGCAAAAGACAGATGTAGCAAAATTTTAACGAATATTAAAATCAGGCAAGACTTACCTCAACAGTATGAATTGCTTCATTTGAAGGAATGGTTTGTAAGACTCTGCAAGCatataaaaaagaagaaacaacGATGGTCTGGTGAAATGATTGCACACAACTTTAAAAAACACTAAGAAAATGTTCACCATTATGGAGACCAGAAAAAATTGGATCTCAATATTAACTTGCAAGTTACCCACTAATCTAGAAGAATTATTACCAATTTCTTGACGGTCAATGAATGCAATTAATGCATTCTTAGTCAACACTGCCTATAGAGAACTAGGGACTTTGGGCTAACCCATGTAAGTGCTATTCAAGCCTTATACAACAACTTTTGCAGGCAAGGATCCTCGTAGTTAGCTATAATGCTGGATTCCCAATTAATGCATATATTAACTGCTATTTGCATAAAGTAGGAGGACAACAAAGGGGGAAAGGAGAGAAACCAACCTCTCTTCCACAGCAGGAATTAGCCCACCAGTTAAAGCCACTCCACCAATCTGAAGCACAAAACAATGTTAAAAGTTacagtttttaataaataaaagcatATTGTCTTAAGAATCTCACCAATTGTATGCTACAAAACAATTTTCTTTGCAAGTCTATGCGACCTGTCAATTGAACACAGCTAATAAGTTAGATTTGAATGGTACTATAGCTTATTTGAATGTGCTAAATTAGCAGTGTGCAGACATACCAGTTGAAAGAATACTGCTGGTTATGGCTTCTGCTAGGCCAACCTTCTCTTCTTTCTTAGGTTTCATTGAGACAAATGGATAGTTATCCCACATTTGTAAACCAACATTACTGCCAGGATAAAGACCGTCTGGCATGTCAGATCTTCTTGGGAATTCAATATGCCATGTTTCTTCCAGCATATCTTCATAGTCATGAAACCTGGTGAAGCACACCATCAAAATAGCCCTACAGGAAATAATTTAAAACTACTCCCAAACTTGAACAAGTATTACTAACCAAGAACGGGGTGGTGGAGGATATAAATCAGGAATCAAAAGCGTTGGGTAGAACAAACCCATAGGAGGAACCTACTTAAAATGAACCATCAATAGTAAATccttcaagagaagaaaggaaatGATATCTAAGTTAAAACATACATTCAGAGCAGTTAGCCTCGTCTTATGAGATCCTGCAGGCATGGCATCCTCATAAGAATGAACTACAGCAATAGCATCAAGTTCACCCTCCTGTGCAACAGTGCATTGAGAAAGTGCAATAAGATTATTTCCACAGCAAATAAACCTAAGAATACCAGGTCCAGGAGCCAAATGATTCACCTTGATTTCACAGTAGGACTCTTTTAACCTGTTCAGCATCAATAGATCTATAGGCTTTGTCAAAATATCAGTACGAATTTGTGGCCATGTCTGATGGTGCCTCTGGGTCCAAAGAAGACATCTTGATATATCCTGGAAGAGTAAATACAAATGATGAAATAGCCAACAAAAAGAAACGTACATTGACAAACATTCAATAATGAAGCTTCTTCCTCTGCATGAAGAAAGCTGAGAGGCAGAAAGAATGATGAGAATTCAAACCTCTCCACCAAATGGTAAAGTCTTCTCTGTattaggtagagccactccatcCTGGCACATAATAAGAGTTCTTAGTAGAGTAAGACCGCAACACTCTCAAATTAGTCATTTCCCAGTTATGCCACAAATAATAGAACCAAGCATGAAATCAATAGAAAAAGACTAATTTGCGAGTAGAGTATTCCCTTCAacagaagaaaaagaatgaatGTACACAAATTATAATAGAGATTGAATTTTGTATCAGTTACCTCAATGCAAATAACTGATGATACTTGAGCACCCAAATTTACAACACACGCCGTTGATAATCCGTTCCCAAAAACTGCTGCCAGGCCTTCCTGAGATAATCATATTTGAAGCAAATATTACACAATGAGTGATTTTCTACTTAGACATTTCTACTGGTAAAGCTGGAAAAAGGATCTAATGAGATAATCAGTAAGACAGAAAAAATACACTATCAAGACAGGATACCTGTCATCAGGAAGGTTTTTTTGCTTATAAATTTGAGTATTATATGACATAGACACAAAAGTAATGCTGGTATCGCAACTTGATCCACGTTTGCATCTAAAAAATATGAGATAAACTTCTCACCTGGTGTACCACTGCTGAGCTAAAGCGCAAATCTCGCAGTAAAATAGATAAGATTTCCTTTATCTCTGCTTGCAAAACCCATAAAATTTGAAGTTACAAAACATTCCATATAGTAAGAGTGAGGAATGATCTTACTGACACACGTATAAACTGGATCTGGAACTTTTACCACAAATACATAGTACAGAATCAAAGGGACGAGACTTGCTACAATTAGAAAACAATAATCAATTTTTACATACCACGATTATCAAATGTCTCTGGAACAACAAGAATAGCAGAATATAAGCTCCTTTCTTGGTGAGGGATATGCAATTTCTCTAACAAAATCCAGTCCCATAGAGCATGCAGATCTTCAAGGACCTGCAAAATGATAAAGTAAGTTTAAGAAAGTAGATTAATTGTCCTGTTTTTAAATAACAGTGCAACTATCTCATATTTAAGTTGTATTATCTCAGTGTAAACAACATACTGAGCAGGATCAAgataattcaatatttaattgcAGTGATGTGATTTGTTAGACCCTAAAAGGAGAAATAACAAGCACATTGCTTCAATATACAAATGTTGACAAGAATATTGACAGGACCTGCTGCATGGggtaatgttgtgaaatatttaGATGACCTCTACGAATAAGACGCCTTAAGGAGTATGGCTCAGTGGGAGATATCCTTAGTGCTTCCTCACCAAATATGACCTCCCTGAACTTGAGTTCAGCCAAAGTAGGTTCCTTCGATTCAGTACCTTCATTTTGAACCAAGGACTCAGCTATGACACTTTTATCTGATGAACTTTCTGCACAACCAATATCCATGTATAAGAAGCTCAAAGTGAAACTAGAGAAATTGAACTCACAGATCCAAAGAATCCGCCTAGAATTAGAAGCAATAAAGGTGCAACACAATACTTCATAGATCCACTCAACCACAAGTAAACTTGATAAGTAGGCACAAGGCAAAAAAATTGGAATTTCCAATCACCTTGTGGCACTGATGAATTTAGGTCCTTCACATGTGTATCAGTCCAAGTGAAGGCTCCATCCTTCCTTGTATTCTGAGGATTATACCCATCAACACGTCCCATCTGCTTATTACCTTAAGAGATTTAGCACTACAAGCTCCAATAAGTCAATAGATAGCTACCACTAGTGGCCATACTTAGCTTCAGCTTAAAATCCTTACCTTTCGTGGAACAGAATTATTGGCAACCTCTTCATCAAGGAAAGGTATCTTCAACAACGACGCAATCTTTCAAACAAACATTGAATTCCAACTTGGATTACTACATAAAACAAGTtgacattaaaaaaaaatgaaagccaacatgaacacactcatgACTCACCACATCATATGCCTTTTCCCGCTCCATATGCTGCGCTGTGGTAACTTGAGAATTAAGCaactgaaaaagaagaagaagaagaagaatccaaaatttcatccaaacaAATCCCAAATGAAAAACAAGTGAAAAATAAGGGGTGAGATATAGTTAAAAAAGAGGGGTGAACCTGATCCTGAACATTTAACTTGGGTAACTGGTTGCTGCGACGAGCAATGCAATGAGGAATGCTAAAAGGAGAGTCTTGCTTAGCTAACCCTACTCTAATATTTGCAGAACCTAAGCAAAATTAACAAGCAAATTAATCCATCACCCGAGTTCTGTAATTTCAAAATTTGGAGGAAAATCGTTAAAAAAGGGAGTTACCTGGGTTGATGACGACGAGATTAGAGCCACGTTCAGCGAGGAGTTGAGAAGGAACCACTGTTTTCAAATAATCCTGCAAAAACCCAAAACGATTAGTGTCACAAAAGATGGAAACTTTCGAAAAAATTATGAACTTTCTTTTTGGGAATATGATTAGGGTTTCTTGGTTTCAACTACcatgagaaaaatgaaagaatgagCTTTCCTTCTCTTGAAGAAGTTTTCAGCTTAATATTATTTCTTCATTCACTTTGTTTTCTGTTTCACCTTGAAACCCACTGCGATTTTCCCAGTGTTTTATTTCGAAGCGTAAAGGACCTGGAAACGATGACGTTTTACGTTGTGAAtgttcttttctttcatttgatattaaaaacatataattttaaaatatactaactttaaatttttatacatttgtgatgtagttttttttttaaatttatttttaataataattcactatttttttaattttaaaaaaattatatttttataacactggaaaatatgaattaaatcagaccattaaattgaattttaaaaaaatattaaactgatacaaattaattaaattcaacgATTAtatcgtttttattttttataaatttttaattatttatttaatcgaataaaatttgattattttaaaatttagttttttgcCTCCAAATTGCATCTCCAGTATCTAAATGGACCAGAGGCTCAAAAACaatttctatcattaaacatgtGAGATCCAGTTAAAATATAcaataaatttatgtatttttataaatttaaaatttaatctttatactattttttttatggaaGTTAGTTTgactattttttagatttcaaaagtCAACTCCAAttattaataaggttaattttttattaaatttatgagTGTGAcagtatgaaataaataaaaaaataaaaattcacctagcaatcatgtaattaaaaaaataatattgtaatgaatgtgaaattaacaaaataatttaaacagtgctaataaataaacctaaatttaaaaatttaaaaaatagaaggagtaaattgctaaaattaaatttacaaaaactaaatttaaaatttatcaacaaCACATATTTTAAACATTATCACTTTGCATGATAAGAGGTTTATGTGGAAAAAGATGGAAAGCGAAATCATATTTCCCACTATATATGATTAGTGACTATTTATGTGTCCCATACCTTGGGTTTAATGGTCCATTATTTGTACACCATTAAAAACACCAATAGTTTGATTTTTCAAGCTACCTAATCATCTACTTCATGAAATTGTATCATTTTCTCATTGGCTATAGAAAAATATCATAACTGTGATGGTTTACCATTATATATTCATATTAAGATGAGCTTGTTAGCATAAGATTTGAGTAGTCTAAATGGATTACTCACTGATAACCAAGTCCAAGTGTACCGATGAAGAAGATCCCACCACTCGAAAACCCGAATACGATCGACTAAGCAAATTGAAATCTTTCGATGAAACAAGAGCTGGTGTAAAAGGACTTGTTGATTCTGGAATCAAACATGTTCCAAGGATGTTTCATCATCAATTCGAGAATAACTCAGTTTCATGTGGCATACAGGTTAGTATTGTTAACATTATGATTAATGGCAGACAATTTTAATGGAAAACAAtccaagtggtgcaagtttagcaccctaaagttgactttgaaaaagtggcatgggataatttttttttggtccttgagataatgggctatttattgtttggtccttaaacctcaactataaataggccttctcatttctcatttcaatcatcccaaccaatctttctctcttagttttctctcttctcccatttgagaattcttaaggaattctatttgtttgtaatactttggagatagtaaagttatcatctggtgttagtgcccgaggacgtaggtataatttaccgaacctcgttaaatctcttgtgttctttcttgtcctatttttctttcaatatttgagggtataatagtagtatttaattatgctattaaattactatagaagggatattctgtctaaggaaagacttggtatttaagagatccatgtgatccacctctcttccctgggaattgaactttgtgtgattttttagtacaataatttacacgcttccaaccctattggaacaacaagtggtatcaagagccgaaggttaatcgtagtatgctctgtggttgcagtttaaactgatcttccacatcagaaaagatttccttaggtatattgaaagattatggagaaaacggtcggtgtaggagcttcaacatcgtccatgtggacaagaccgacaattgcaaatgcaagattggccgtgaagatctttgatggcacgggccattttggtatgtggcaaagtgaggttttagatgccctttttcagcagggtctagacattgccattgatgaagagaaaccagatgatgtacaggagaaagattggaaggcgatcaatcggttggcatgtggcacaattcgatcatgcctttctcgagagcagaggtatgctttttcaaatgaGACTTCtacaaataagttgtgggtggcccttgaagaaaaatttttgaagaaaaacagtcaaaataagctccacttgaagaaaagactgtttcgcttcacatacgtcccaagtaccacaatgaatgatcacatcaccaaatttaatcagttagtcactgatttgctgaatatggatgagacattcaaagatgaagatttgactttgatgctgttggggtcacttcctgaggagtttgagttcctagaaactactctacttcatggcaggagtgatatatctctgagcgaagtctgtgcggccttatacagttatgaacagagaaagaaggacaaacagaa from the Gossypium hirsutum isolate 1008001.06 chromosome D09, Gossypium_hirsutum_v2.1, whole genome shotgun sequence genome contains:
- the LOC107929163 gene encoding actin-related protein 9 isoform X2; this translates as MGRVDGYNPQNTRKDGAFTWTDTHVKDLNSSVPQESSSDKSVIAESLVQNEGTESKEPTLAELKFREVIFGEEALRISPTEPYSLRRLIRRGHLNISQHYPMQQVLEDLHALWDWILLEKLHIPHQERSLYSAILVVPETFDNREIKEILSILLRDLRFSSAVVHQEGLAAVFGNGLSTACVVNLGAQVSSVICIEDGVALPNTEKTLPFGGEDISRCLLWTQRHHQTWPQIRTDILTKPIDLLMLNRLKESYCEIKEGELDAIAVVHSYEDAMPAGSHKTRLTALNVPPMGLFYPTLLIPDLYPPPPRSWFHDYEDMLEETWHIEFPRRSDMPDGLYPGSNVGLQMWDNYPFVSMKPKKEEKVGLAEAITSSILSTGRIDLQRKLFCSIQLIGGVALTGGLIPAVEERVLQTIPSNEAIHTVEVLQSRTNPTFVSWKGGAILGVLDFGRDAWVHREDWIRNGIHIGSGRKYKDSYFLQAQAMCYINS
- the LOC107929163 gene encoding actin-related protein 9 isoform X1 — its product is MDYLKTVVPSQLLAERGSNLVVINPGSANIRVGLAKQDSPFSIPHCIARRSNQLPKLNVQDQLLNSQVTTAQHMEREKAYDVIASLLKIPFLDEEVANNSVPRKMGRVDGYNPQNTRKDGAFTWTDTHVKDLNSSVPQESSSDKSVIAESLVQNEGTESKEPTLAELKFREVIFGEEALRISPTEPYSLRRLIRRGHLNISQHYPMQQVLEDLHALWDWILLEKLHIPHQERSLYSAILVVPETFDNREIKEILSILLRDLRFSSAVVHQEGLAAVFGNGLSTACVVNLGAQVSSVICIEDGVALPNTEKTLPFGGEDISRCLLWTQRHHQTWPQIRTDILTKPIDLLMLNRLKESYCEIKEGELDAIAVVHSYEDAMPAGSHKTRLTALNVPPMGLFYPTLLIPDLYPPPPRSWFHDYEDMLEETWHIEFPRRSDMPDGLYPGSNVGLQMWDNYPFVSMKPKKEEKVGLAEAITSSILSTGRIDLQRKLFCSIQLIGGVALTGGLIPAVEERVLQTIPSNEAIHTVEVLQSRTNPTFVSWKGGAILGVLDFGRDAWVHREDWIRNGIHIGSGRKYKDSYFLQAQAMCYINS